DNA from Isachenkonia alkalipeptolytica:
ATCGGTGTCCCCTCTAAGATTTTTTTCACTTCCCTAGTATCAAACACAAAAGACTCATCATTCACTTGATGTTCATAAACATAATCCACGGTACTGGTATTTTCTCCACCTTCCATTTGTTCTTCACTGGTAATTAGCAGTGTGGTTAAAGTGTCTTCCATACTGCCCAACGGCGCTCGATCAATATGACTGTGCTGGAATGTAGCATGAATTCCTGTACCTTTGCCTTCCTCTGATTCAACCCGTAACGATCCTTCACATTGCTCCGCCGTAGCTTTAAGAAGAGATATTCCCAGTCCTACCCGGCGGGTATCTCGGGTTGTTACAAAGGGATCTGTTACGGATTTCAACAGATCCGAACTCATTCCCTTGCCATTATCTTTTATATCAATTGTTAAACGATCCTTGATAAAATCTTCAACAATTTTGATCTTTATTAACGTTGCATTGGCTTTCAGTGAGTTTTGTACTATATCTAATATGTGTAAGGATAACTCCTTCACATCACCACTCCCTTAACTTTTTTTTTGCAATGCCTGCATTATTGATTCTTTTTTTCTTAAATGAAATTCATTTGCTTCTTTCTTTTCTAAAATATCAGTTAACTGATGGGCATCTGAATTTTGTAAAATCTCATAGTTTTTTACAAAGGGAAATTCCTGGTAGAGCTCCTTTTTCTTAATACCTCTACTCACCTCTAAGAATCTTCCGTCAAACTCCGGAGGAATAAACCCTAAGTTACTTAGAACACTGAAACTTTTTCGATCAACATGAGCCGGAATTAAAATCCCATCAATCTCTTTTGCCAAATTCATCGTGTCTTTCAATGACAGTTGTGTGGCATTTGTCAGCAACCGCTCTTCTTCTCCGATAACCTTATCCTGTTTATCGAATAATACCTGGCTGCCGAAAATTTCTTTGTGATTTTTCACATCTGGAAGTTTTTCTTTCAATACTTTTTCAATATGGCTAAGAGGATCCAGGTTTTCAAAAAAAATAAGCACATGAATTTCTTCACGAGTAGTTATTTCCACACCGGGAAGAAATTCAATGTCTTTAGTTTTTGCTAAGTGATAAAAAGATGCCAGGTTTCCAACGGAATTATGATCGGTAATTGCTATCCCATCCAGTTCCTTAATTATAGCCATATTTAAAATATTATTCGGAGTCATTTCCTCCGTCGCACAGGGGGATAAACCGCTGTGAATATGAAAATCCCAAAATTTATTCATTTTCCTTCATCAACTTGTTCACTTTAACAGCAAGTTCATATGCGGTTAAATTAGTTTCAATAACAGCTAAATTTTCCTCATTCGCTTTTTTCTTTGCATCTTCATCCAAAGATGCACCTTCCGCCAGTAAAATACAGGCTGCATCATTCAATACTCCAACTGCAATTACATTTACGTGACTTTGAATCGTTATCCATGCTTCATTTTCTTGCAGATGAGCCATCACCCAGCTTAGTAAATCCCCTATATAAACCCCTTGCAATTCTTTTTCAATCCCTTCTTCACCTGCAATAATACGAAAATTTTCTTCTTTTAATAAGTCTTTTACCTTCACAAGACCCCTCCTTTTATTTCTTTTTTCCAAGTATTTCAATTGCCCAGCGACCAAAGTGCTAAGGGTTAACATATATTAAAGACTCGATTTTTGTATACTTGTTAATTTCTGATGATATTTCAAAATTATCGGAGTTTTTTTTTATATTCGGCAAACCCATGCCTGCACCAAACCCTAATTCCCGAACTTTTTGTGTTGCCGTGGAAAAGCCCACCTCCATAGCTTTTTCCGTGTCTTCAATACCCGGGCCCTGGTCAATGGCTTGGATTTTTATTTTTTCGGTATCGATATCAACCATAATCTTTCCCCCTATGGAATGAATAACAATGTTCATTTCTGCCTCATAGGTTACTATGGCGACCTTTCGAATAATTTTAGAGTCGATCCCCAATTTTTTTAACGTTTTCTTTATGGAGCTGGATGCTTCCCCGGCTTTGGAAAAATCCTCCTTGGCCACAACAAACTCTAAGTTTATAGCACTCATCAACTTCACCTTCATTTCCTTCTTATTTATGCATAATATTTGCGCCCCGAAGCCCTTTGCTATGCAAAATTCCGCAGCTGGTATAGAGTATGTGTTTCGTGGTTAAGATCACCATGTTGTTTTCTCTAGCTAATTTTAGAATTTCATCGTTCGGTTTTTTCCCTCGTACAAAAACAATAGCTTCAATATCCATCATTTCCGCAGTTCTAATGGTTTGCATGTTAATCAGCCCGGTTAGTAGTAATGATTTATCTTCTACAAAGGCTAGCACATCACTCATCAAATCACAGGCAAAGGCACTGGTTATTTCCGTTTTTAAATTATCCTCCCCTGCTAATATCTCTGCACCAAGCAATTCCTTTACTTCTGATAATTTCATTCTCCAATCACTCCTTATTCCTAATTTGCATACTCTTCCTTGCAATGTCTCTGTTATTCACTTCATTATAACATTTCTCCCGATGGCATAGTTAAATTTTTAACTATTTTTAATAATTTAACTATATTTCTTCCTATTCATTTTTCTTGGACATTGCTTTTGTACACCCTTATAAATTTATGTGCAAATTATATTAACTCAAAAACCGGGGGAGTTTTTCGTTTGTGCTCCGTACTGTTATGAAGTTTTTTTATTAATTCTTCATCCTTATCCGGAATCTTTTTGCCTTGTAAGTAGCGATCAATTTTTTCATAGGTAATTCCCATTTCAGTTTCATCGGATTGGCCTTCCCAAAGACCTGCCGAAGGATCCTTATGCATGATTTCCTCCGGAACTTCAAGATACTCTCCCCATTGATATACTTCTTTTTTTAATAAGGAGGCCAAGGGTAAAATATCCACCCCTCCATCACCATATTTTGTAAAGTATCCAGTGTACAGTTCCGCTTTGTTATCCGTTCCAACAACTAGATAATTCATTTCATTGGCTAATGTATAAAGGGTTGCCATCCTCAATCTCGCTCGAAGATTCCCATCACTTAGTTTGGGATTTTTATGTCCCACGGCTCGGATTGCATTTAGTCCTTCCCGTGTTTTAGCTAGAATGCTGTTTTTTTCCATCGAAAGATCAATCGCCATGTTTTTAATATTACATGCCTCCGCTGCTTTTAATGCATGCTTGGCATCCTGCTGATTACTATCAATAGGCAAAATCACCCCTAAAGAATCATCAGGAAAGGCTCTGACAAGTAAATTCGCTACCACAGCCGAGTCTATCCCACCGGAAAGACCTACCAAAACACCTTTGCAATTCGCTATTCTAACCTGATCCTGAATCCATCCGATACATGCTTCAACCTGTTTCGGGGTTTCTTTTGCAAAATGGTTCGTTTCTTGTTTTTCTTTCATATCCTTCCTCCATTTTCTATTTCAATTAAGTATTATTAACGTTTGCCTAACTCCACCAATACACAACTGTCATGCACCATATTAAAGCCCTTTTCTTTTCCTAACTCTAAAACTTTGTCATCATAGGATCCCGGCTGAAACCAAAGATATTGCACTTCAGAGGGTTCTAAGCTTTCGATCATTTTATAAGTGATTTTGGGATTAACGACAAAGTTAATACATTCTACCTTATCAATAATCTGGTCCAGCTCATGGTAAATTTTCTCACCCTTTACTTCATCATATCTTGGGTTCACTCCGTATACAATATACTTATGATCTTTCAATGTATCGAATACTTTAAATCCGAATTTTTCTTCATTTGGACTAACCCCTACCACTGCCCAATTCATTTTTTCCAACATTTCTTCCTTTACTGTTCCATTAATTTTTGCCATTGTTATTCCTCCTTTATATATTCCTGAGAATCTCTTACCATATTTCCTTGTCCAGCTGTTAGGTCCATGAAAGCTTTCTTAGCTTTTGCTACATCCTCCGGGGCAATATACACCTGGCAATGAACTTTTTCATCATAATCTACGGATTTCAGTTTAAAGAATTTTTGATTTCTAATTTCATTTTCCACTTTTCCCCAATGATGATATTCAAATTCCAAATTCATTAGCTCATAAAGCTGCATTGTTACTACACCACTAAGCCCCAGTACTTCTTTGGCGGATTTTGCATATGCTCTTATTAAGCCTCCGGCACCAAGCTTAATTCCACCAAAATATCGGGTGACTATGATTAGTGAATCCACTAACTCTTCCTTTTTCATTATTTCAAGAATTGGTTTTCCAGCGGTACCTGAGGGCTCCCCGTCATCACTGAATCTTTGAATTTCATAGTTTTTACCCACAATGTAAGCGTATACGTGATGGTTTGCATCGGGATAGGACTTCTTCGTTTTCGCAATTAGACTCTGAGCTTCTTCTTCACTAGTGATTGGTGCGCCGAATCCAATAAAACTGGATTTTTGAATTATAATCTCACAGGAATCTTCTTTTTCAATTTTCTTATATTTCTTATAGATTATGATCACACCTTTGGTTTTCGTCTTTCAATTATTATAGCACTGTGGTAAAAATATTAAAAGAAGTAGCTTTCGCTACTTCTTTTAATTGTACCCTTTGTATTATAATTTACTCAAATTCTTAATCCAGTTCCAGCTTATGCATTAACCATACTTTTCATCAGGTCTTTATATTTTTTATAGGAGAGGTTTACCAAAGACTTATCTTGGCTATAGGTAATCATTTCCATGGCTTCATCAATTTTAAAGAAACCTCCATTTTTAAAGCCTAAGTCGTAGTTCACTGTGAAATCTTTGTTTTTAGCCTTCATAATATACCATGTGATTTGATTACAAACCGGTTTTTTCCGCGTAACAGAATAAAATTCGTAACTGGATTCTCCGGCGCTTGACAAAATTTCAGCATCGATACCCGCTTCCTGTTTTACTCTTTCCAGCGAAGTATCTATTGGAGAATCTTCATTACGAATTTTTCCTTTCGGCAGTACCCATTCGTCTTTTTCATTTTGTAACAGAAATACTTGATTTGCATAAAACACAATTCCTCCAGAACAATTTCGTACAATCATAATCGCAACCCTCCTTTAGTTTTATACCTTAATAATACATGAAAACCCGATGATTTTCAATCCATTTTCTGAATTTTGTAAATATAGTGCTATAGACTTGAAAATAGTTCGGTTTTGGTCCACTGTTTATCGAATAGATTTTATAAATTAGATATGGTATAATACAGATGATTTAGATGTAATCTTATTTTATAACCCTATGGAGGTATTACAATGTCCTATGAAAAAGATGCACAAAATAAAAACAATCGAAAGAAAAAAAATACATCTTTAAAACAAAAAAAGTTTTTCCAGGCTTTAACCTTTACCACAGCTGTTATTCTGGTCCTTGGCATTATCATTGCCGGGTTTACGCTGAATTTTGTTTATAGCACCATCAGTGACAGTCCGGATATTGACCCCCGCAATATGTACGATTTACTGGGAAACAACTCCTTTATCCTTGATAACGAAGGAAATATATTAGAGGAAATTGAGCAGGATGAACATCGAGTGATTGTGGATTATGCTGAAATTCCGGAAATTGTACGCGATGGTTTTGTGGCCATCGAAGATGAACGTTTCTGGTCTCATAATGGTCTGGACTTCAAAAGAATTGTTGGAGCCGCATGGTCAAATATTTCTTCCGGCACTCAACAGGGCGGCAGCACCATTACACAACAACTTGCAAAGAACCTTTATCTTACCCATGACCAGACCTATACACGAAAGATACAAGACGCTTATTACGCTACCCAAATTGAAAATCAATTGTCAAAGGATCAAATCCTTGAAGCTTATTTAAACACAATAAACCTTGGAGGCCAAAATCATGGCGTCGAAGCAGCATCCCAGGCATATTTTTCTAAACCTGTAAGTGAGTTGGATTTAGTAGAAGGGGCCTTGCTTGCGGGGATACCCCGTAACCCTTCCCGCTACTCTCCAATCCGTTACGTTCATGAAGACGATGTGAGCGAACAGGATATCGTCTTGGACGATACCTCCGACTATGTCATTATTTTTGATGAACGATCTATTCCCAGATATCAACTGGTCTTACGGATGATGCATAAAAACGACTACATCACGGAGGAGGAATACGAAAGTGCTTTAGCCGAAGGGGAAAACCTCCATGAACGTATCAATCCCAGCCGATATGCGGACAGTGGAATTTCTTCCCACTTTGCTGATCTAGTAAAAGATGATGTAATAGAAGCCTTGGTCGAAAAGGGCCACACAGAAGATGAGGCTAATCAACTACTGTATTCCGGTGGTTTGAGAATTCATAGTACTTTGGAACGAGGCATGCAGGAAATCACCGAAGAGGAGTTTAACAACCCTGATAATTTCCCCGATAGTTTAAGAGACGAACAAGGAAACCTATTACGGGATGAAGACGGAAATGTTCAGCCCCAGGGAGCTATGGTTATCTCCGATCCAAAAACTGGTGAAATCAAGGCTTTTATGGGCGGGCGAGAAACCACGGGGAGACGTATTTTCAATCGGGCAATTGGATCCGGTCGTCCGCCGGGATCCTCTATGAAACCTTTAGCCGCTTATCTTCCTGCCCTTAATAATCAGCATACCGTTGCCAGTGTCATTGATGATATCCCTGTATATTTAAACCCAGAGAAGCCCGAGGAAAGATATCCAAGAAATGTTAACCGAGAATATGCAGGATTAACCAATTTACGTGAGGGTGTAAAATGGTCGAGTAATGTGGTTGCCATGAGACTCATGTTAGAATTAGGTTCTAGCGATTCCGATTCCCTTAGAATAATGGGAGAAGCTTTGGATTCTGTGGGTGTTACAATAAATAATCCCGTTAACTCCACGGTACTGGGTTCTGATAATGTAAGTCCTTATGAAATGAATAGAGCTTATAATGTTATTGCTAACGAAGGTGTTTATACGGACCTTATATCTTTCACACGTATAGAGGACGCTTCCGGAAACTTGATTCTTGAGAACCAACCGGAAAAACATCGGGTCTATGATCCTGAAGTCAGTTATCTAATGACTGATATAATGAGAACTGCAGTCAATAGCGGATACGGCCGACAAGCTGCAATTCGATCGGATAATCAAGGAATTCCTGTTTCAGGAAAAACCGGAACCACCCAGGATCAAAAGGACGCTTGGTTTGTAGGTTTTACTCCTTATCTTTCCGGAGCTACTTGGATGGGCTTTGATGACAACGACAATCCGATAACCGGTAGCAGTGTTGTTTCCGCTCGTCTTTGGTCTCAGGTAATGACCCGTATCCATGAAGACTATGAAAACAAAGATTTTACAAGACCGGATAACATTATTTCTAGAGAAGTGTGTGCTATATCCGGTAAGATCCCTACAGAGCTTTGCGAAAGAGATCCCCGGGGAAGCCAGGTGACCACTGAACTGTTTATCCGAGGGACTGAACCCACAGAGGAATGCGACAGCCATGTACTTGTTAAAATCCACGAACCTACCGGTACCTTAGCAACTGATGATACCCCAGAAGAGGAAATCAAAGAAAAGGTTTATGTCTCTCGACCGGTCCCCTATTACCCTGAAGATCATGATGGTATCACGCCGAGGGACTGGCCCTATGAGCTTCCGAAAGAATATGAGGAACTGGAAGAGTATGATCCTGAAATCCACGGGACCGGTTCTGTAACCGTGAAATATGTAGAAATTGATGAGAACGGCGAAGTAATTCAGACACTTTCTCCTCAAGAGTATGTTATAGAAGATGAAAAAGCCGGAACCGAGTATTCAACAGAGCAGCTTACTTTTGATAACTATGAGTTTGTAGGTATGGATCCCGATAGTGCTCCGGCCTCCGGCACGGTATCCAAAGAAGATCAACATGTTATATATCAGTACCAGGCAGTTCTTCCCGAGGATAGCGAGGATGATGAGCCTGATGAAGATGAAAACGGCGAGACCGATAATGAGGAAAATGAAGACGATGACGAAGATGATAACGACGAAGATGAAGAGGATGGTGAGGAGGAAGACGATAGTTCTAATGAAAACAATAATGGAAATGGTAATAATAACGGCAACTCAAACTAAAACTTATATCGGAGAGTGATCATCTTGACAAAAGCAGGCGTTATTACAGTTAGCGATAAAGGATCAAAGGGTCAAAGAGTGGATAAAAGCGGCCCGGCTATAAAAAAGTTTGTGGAAGAAAAAATGGACGCCCGGGTTACCTCTATGATAATCGTACCCGATGAACAGGAGCTTATTGAAAAAACTTTACTCTATTACGCTGATGTATTAAAACTGGATTTAGTTTTTACCACGGGAGGAACAGGGTTTGCTCCCCGGGACGTTACTCCGGAAGCGACTATGAATGTAGTAGATAAACCGACACCGGGCATTTCTGAGGTTATTCGGTCAAAAAGCTTAGGAATTACACCCAAAGCGATGTTATCCCGGGGAACTTCAGGAATTCGTAAAAGCACATTGATCATCAACCTTCCGGGAAGCCCTAGAGGCGCCACAGAAAGCGTTTCTTTCATCCTGGATGCTTTGCCCCATGGTATAGATATCTTAAAAGAGGAAGCAAAAGAATGTGCTAGGAAAGACTGATTTTCGCTATTTTAAAAAGGAGATAAGCTAAGCTTATCTCCCTTTTTTCCTCATTTTTATCCTTTTAGCCCGAGTCCTCAATCAACTTTTTACTGATTCTTTCTTATTACTGTTTCAAAACAGACGTCTTCCTATTCTTTTCTGCGATACGTACCGGACTTCCCTCCAGTTTTTTCTATTAGTTTAATGTCTTCGATAACCATATCTTTGTCTATAGCTTTACACATGTCATAAATCGTAAGGGTGGCTATAGAAACTGCACTTAAGGCCTCCATCTCAACCCCGGTTTTGCCATGAGTTTCTACCTCTCCTTGAACCAAGACTGCATTGTTATCATAATCGATACTAAAGTGAATATCAACTCCGGTTAAAAACAGATTGTGACACATAGGAATCAACCGTGAGGTTTCCTTTGCTCCCATGATTCCAGCTACTTGAGCAACACTTAACACATCTCCCTTTGTGATGTTTTGTTTAACAATATTCTCTAAAGTCTCCTTCTTCATAACAATCTTTCCGACAGCTATTGCTTTACGTTCGGTTTCAGCTTTGCTCCCTACGTCAACCATCTTTGCTCTGCCTTCTTTATTAAAATGGGATAATCCATCCATATCACACGCCTCCTCTACTCCAACTCAAATGTAATAATTTCTTCCTCCATGTTTTCTAATGCTTCGTTTATTAAACCATCAATATCTAAATTTGTTTCCGAGGCTTTAATAAAATCGATACGAGGCTTTATTAAAGGGCGTTTCGGTAAAAATACGGAACAACAGTCTTCGAAAGGTTGAATCGATATTTCGTAGGTATTGATATCTTTAGATATCTTGACAATATCTTCTTTATCAAAAGCGATCAAGGGTCTAAAAATCGGGATTTCCGTTACTTCCGTTACTACACGAAGACTCTCCATGGTTTGACTGGCCACCTGTCCGATATTGTCCCCGGTTATCAATGCGTCAAAATGGTGTTGTTTAGCAATCTCCTGGGCAATCCGTGTCATAAACCTTCTTGAGATAATGGTCATCTCTTCCTCTTGGCAGTACTTACTGATGGATTTTTGGATATTTAATAGATTCACACTGAAAATTTTAAACTCTCCAATATACATGCTCAGTTCCTTTGCTAGATCCATGATTTTTTCTTGGGCCCGTTCACTTGTAAAAGGATAACTATGAAAATGAACCCCATGGACCTTCACTCCTCTTTTTGCCATAATCCACCCTGCAACAGGACTATCGATACCACCGGATAACATTAACAATGCAGAACCATTAGTCTCTAAGGGAAGCCCTCCATAGGCCGGATAATGGTCACTACTGATATAGGTTCTATTCCGAATCTCTACTTTAATAACCGCATCAGGGTTATGGACATCGACATGGACTTTATCCCCAAGTTGATCCAATAGATATTCTCCAAGGGAACTGCTTACTTCCATGGAGTTCAGCGGGAACTTTTTATTTGCCCGCTTAGTAACTACTTTAAAGCTATGAATCCGTTCCTGGTCAATACGCTCTTTTAACTCTTTCAGTGCAGTTTCTTTAATCCTGGCCAAGTCCGACTCGATACATTTTGCAGTGCTTAAAGAAACAATCCCGAACACTTTTCGTACTTTATCGATAATTTCTCCCTGATCTTCCTTTTTTGATTTGATATATACTCTACTGTACTCCTGATAAACAGTAACATTTTCAATTCCTCTGATGTTATTTTTTATATGTTTAATAAGTTTACTTTCAAAAAATCCTTTGTTTTTCCCCTTAAGATTAATTTCTCCAAAACGTACAATTATTACATTTTCCATTTCTTCACCTCTTCATTATCATTCGTAATTCATTAACGATACTTTTCAACTGCCCTAGGGCATAGTTTATTTCTTCCTCAGTGGTATATCGGCTGAAGCTGAACCGAAGGGCGCTGTCAATCGACTCTTCACTCAATCCGATTGCTTCCAATACATGACTATGGTCTTGTTCTTTAGATGTACAAGCCGAACCGGAAGAAACATAAATCCCTACGCTTTCTAAACTGTGTAACAATACTTCGCTTTTAACACCTAAGAATGAGACATTTAGAATATAAGGGCTCTCTTCTTCAATGTTTTTACTCACAATAGAAATATCGCTGATTTCTTGCTCCAGTTGTTGCATAAAAGCTTTTTTGATCCCTAAAACTTTATTGTAGACCTCTCTCTTATTGCCTAAAAGCTCTTTCAACCCATTCCCAAACCCTAGAATGCCCGGTGTATTTTCGGTTCCCGGTCTAAGGGTATACTCCTGGGTTCCTCCAAAAAACAACGGTTTTATAAGGGTTCCCTCTTTCACATATAAGAACCCGATCCCCTTCGGTCCATGAATTTTATGAGCACTGCCCGTTAACATGTCAATATTACATTTCTTTACATCTATATTAACCTTGCCAAAGGCTTGTACCCCATCCACATGAAATTTAGCTCCACAATTTCTATCTTTCA
Protein-coding regions in this window:
- a CDS encoding ATP-binding protein translates to MKELSLHILDIVQNSLKANATLIKIKIVEDFIKDRLTIDIKDNGKGMSSDLLKSVTDPFVTTRDTRRVGLGISLLKATAEQCEGSLRVESEEGKGTGIHATFQHSHIDRAPLGSMEDTLTTLLITSEEQMEGGENTSTVDYVYEHQVNDESFVFDTREVKKILEGTPINDLEILDWIKGYLKENLETLVKS
- a CDS encoding PHP domain-containing protein, which translates into the protein MNKFWDFHIHSGLSPCATEEMTPNNILNMAIIKELDGIAITDHNSVGNLASFYHLAKTKDIEFLPGVEITTREEIHVLIFFENLDPLSHIEKVLKEKLPDVKNHKEIFGSQVLFDKQDKVIGEEERLLTNATQLSLKDTMNLAKEIDGILIPAHVDRKSFSVLSNLGFIPPEFDGRFLEVSRGIKKKELYQEFPFVKNYEILQNSDAHQLTDILEKKEANEFHLRKKESIMQALQKKS
- a CDS encoding DRTGG domain-containing protein, with the protein product MKVKDLLKEENFRIIAGEEGIEKELQGVYIGDLLSWVMAHLQENEAWITIQSHVNVIAVGVLNDAACILLAEGASLDEDAKKKANEENLAVIETNLTAYELAVKVNKLMKENE
- a CDS encoding ATP-binding protein, with the protein product MKVKLMSAINLEFVVAKEDFSKAGEASSSIKKTLKKLGIDSKIIRKVAIVTYEAEMNIVIHSIGGKIMVDIDTEKIKIQAIDQGPGIEDTEKAMEVGFSTATQKVRELGFGAGMGLPNIKKNSDNFEISSEINKYTKIESLIYVNP
- a CDS encoding DRTGG domain-containing protein, producing MKLSEVKELLGAEILAGEDNLKTEITSAFACDLMSDVLAFVEDKSLLLTGLINMQTIRTAEMMDIEAIVFVRGKKPNDEILKLARENNMVILTTKHILYTSCGILHSKGLRGANIMHK
- the nadE gene encoding NAD(+) synthase — its product is MKEKQETNHFAKETPKQVEACIGWIQDQVRIANCKGVLVGLSGGIDSAVVANLLVRAFPDDSLGVILPIDSNQQDAKHALKAAEACNIKNMAIDLSMEKNSILAKTREGLNAIRAVGHKNPKLSDGNLRARLRMATLYTLANEMNYLVVGTDNKAELYTGYFTKYGDGGVDILPLASLLKKEVYQWGEYLEVPEEIMHKDPSAGLWEGQSDETEMGITYEKIDRYLQGKKIPDKDEELIKKLHNSTEHKRKTPPVFELI
- a CDS encoding CoA-binding protein; amino-acid sequence: MAKINGTVKEEMLEKMNWAVVGVSPNEEKFGFKVFDTLKDHKYIVYGVNPRYDEVKGEKIYHELDQIIDKVECINFVVNPKITYKMIESLEPSEVQYLWFQPGSYDDKVLELGKEKGFNMVHDSCVLVELGKR
- a CDS encoding YigZ family protein, whose product is MIIIYKKYKKIEKEDSCEIIIQKSSFIGFGAPITSEEEAQSLIAKTKKSYPDANHHVYAYIVGKNYEIQRFSDDGEPSGTAGKPILEIMKKEELVDSLIIVTRYFGGIKLGAGGLIRAYAKSAKEVLGLSGVVTMQLYELMNLEFEYHHWGKVENEIRNQKFFKLKSVDYDEKVHCQVYIAPEDVAKAKKAFMDLTAGQGNMVRDSQEYIKEE
- a CDS encoding NUDIX domain-containing protein yields the protein MIVRNCSGGIVFYANQVFLLQNEKDEWVLPKGKIRNEDSPIDTSLERVKQEAGIDAEILSSAGESSYEFYSVTRKKPVCNQITWYIMKAKNKDFTVNYDLGFKNGGFFKIDEAMEMITYSQDKSLVNLSYKKYKDLMKSMVNA
- a CDS encoding transglycosylase domain-containing protein; translation: MSYEKDAQNKNNRKKKNTSLKQKKFFQALTFTTAVILVLGIIIAGFTLNFVYSTISDSPDIDPRNMYDLLGNNSFILDNEGNILEEIEQDEHRVIVDYAEIPEIVRDGFVAIEDERFWSHNGLDFKRIVGAAWSNISSGTQQGGSTITQQLAKNLYLTHDQTYTRKIQDAYYATQIENQLSKDQILEAYLNTINLGGQNHGVEAASQAYFSKPVSELDLVEGALLAGIPRNPSRYSPIRYVHEDDVSEQDIVLDDTSDYVIIFDERSIPRYQLVLRMMHKNDYITEEEYESALAEGENLHERINPSRYADSGISSHFADLVKDDVIEALVEKGHTEDEANQLLYSGGLRIHSTLERGMQEITEEEFNNPDNFPDSLRDEQGNLLRDEDGNVQPQGAMVISDPKTGEIKAFMGGRETTGRRIFNRAIGSGRPPGSSMKPLAAYLPALNNQHTVASVIDDIPVYLNPEKPEERYPRNVNREYAGLTNLREGVKWSSNVVAMRLMLELGSSDSDSLRIMGEALDSVGVTINNPVNSTVLGSDNVSPYEMNRAYNVIANEGVYTDLISFTRIEDASGNLILENQPEKHRVYDPEVSYLMTDIMRTAVNSGYGRQAAIRSDNQGIPVSGKTGTTQDQKDAWFVGFTPYLSGATWMGFDDNDNPITGSSVVSARLWSQVMTRIHEDYENKDFTRPDNIISREVCAISGKIPTELCERDPRGSQVTTELFIRGTEPTEECDSHVLVKIHEPTGTLATDDTPEEEIKEKVYVSRPVPYYPEDHDGITPRDWPYELPKEYEELEEYDPEIHGTGSVTVKYVEIDENGEVIQTLSPQEYVIEDEKAGTEYSTEQLTFDNYEFVGMDPDSAPASGTVSKEDQHVIYQYQAVLPEDSEDDEPDEDENGETDNEENEDDDEDDNDEDEEDGEEEDDSSNENNNGNGNNNGNSN
- a CDS encoding MogA/MoaB family molybdenum cofactor biosynthesis protein, translated to MTKAGVITVSDKGSKGQRVDKSGPAIKKFVEEKMDARVTSMIIVPDEQELIEKTLLYYADVLKLDLVFTTGGTGFAPRDVTPEATMNVVDKPTPGISEVIRSKSLGITPKAMLSRGTSGIRKSTLIINLPGSPRGATESVSFILDALPHGIDILKEEAKECARKD
- the moaC gene encoding cyclic pyranopterin monophosphate synthase MoaC; its protein translation is MDGLSHFNKEGRAKMVDVGSKAETERKAIAVGKIVMKKETLENIVKQNITKGDVLSVAQVAGIMGAKETSRLIPMCHNLFLTGVDIHFSIDYDNNAVLVQGEVETHGKTGVEMEALSAVSIATLTIYDMCKAIDKDMVIEDIKLIEKTGGKSGTYRRKE
- the thiI gene encoding tRNA uracil 4-sulfurtransferase ThiI; protein product: MENVIIVRFGEINLKGKNKGFFESKLIKHIKNNIRGIENVTVYQEYSRVYIKSKKEDQGEIIDKVRKVFGIVSLSTAKCIESDLARIKETALKELKERIDQERIHSFKVVTKRANKKFPLNSMEVSSSLGEYLLDQLGDKVHVDVHNPDAVIKVEIRNRTYISSDHYPAYGGLPLETNGSALLMLSGGIDSPVAGWIMAKRGVKVHGVHFHSYPFTSERAQEKIMDLAKELSMYIGEFKIFSVNLLNIQKSISKYCQEEEMTIISRRFMTRIAQEIAKQHHFDALITGDNIGQVASQTMESLRVVTEVTEIPIFRPLIAFDKEDIVKISKDINTYEISIQPFEDCCSVFLPKRPLIKPRIDFIKASETNLDIDGLINEALENMEEEIITFELE
- a CDS encoding cysteine desulfurase family protein; the protein is MEVYLDNAATTKPLKSVVEALVEAMEFNYGNPSSLHRKGLEVERKIKEVRKYLSKEIKGKPSEVIFTSGGTESNNIAILGALNHVKREAPKVITLPTEHKSVLNAIKELEGKGFEVCHGKMDDRGRVDLSHLQGILDKNTVLVSISYINNETGVIQPIEEIGKILKDRNCGAKFHVDGVQAFGKVNIDVKKCNIDMLTGSAHKIHGPKGIGFLYVKEGTLIKPLFFGGTQEYTLRPGTENTPGILGFGNGLKELLGNKREVYNKVLGIKKAFMQQLEQEISDISIVSKNIEEESPYILNVSFLGVKSEVLLHSLESVGIYVSSGSACTSKEQDHSHVLEAIGLSEESIDSALRFSFSRYTTEEEINYALGQLKSIVNELRMIMKR